The genomic window CAGTGGCCCCCCGGCTAGCGACCACGCCGCGAGGCGCGGTGCCAGGGCCCGCGAGCCCAGCATGATCCGAACGAGAGGCCCAGGTCCTCCCGTACGGACCGCGCCGGGGCGGGCGCTCCCGCACGCGGCGCCGGCGGCGGCCGGGGCCCCGGCCGGCTGACGCCGCTCGGTCCGCGCCCTGCCCATCGGGGCGCACGGCGGAGGTCCCGGCGCCCGATCCGCCCCGATCCGACGAACGACCCCGGAAGCGACGTGTCCGTAAGAGAACTCGTGGTCCTCGGCACCGCCAGCCAGGTCCCCACCCGCCACCGCAACCACAACGGCTATCTGCTGCGGTGGGACGGTGAAGGCATCCTCTTCGACCCGGGGGAGGGAACGCAGCGCCAGATGCTGCGGGCGGGTGTCGCCGCGCACGACATCGACCGGATCTGTGTCACCCACTTCCACGGCGACCACGCGCTGGGCCTCGCCGGTGTGATCCAGCGGATCAACCTCGACCAGGTCCCGCACCCCGTCACCGCCCACTTCCCGGCGAGCGGACAGCACTTCTTCGACCGGCTGCGGTACTCGACCGCCTACCGCGAGTCCGTCGAGCTTGCGGAGGTCCCCGTGGCCGCCGACGGAGTCCTCGCGACCACGGCGGCGTACACCCTCGACAGCCGCCGGCTCTCGCACCCGGTCGAGTCCTTCGGATACCGCCTCACCGAACCCGACCGGCGGCGCATGCTGCCCGGGAAGCTGGCCGAGCACGGCATCGCGGGGCCGGACGTGGGACGCATCCAGCGGGACGGCGTCCTGCGCGGCATCACCCTGGAGGACGTCTCGGAGGAGCGACGCGGACAGCGCTTCGCCTTCGTCATGGACACCCGGCTCTGCGACGGCGCGTTCGCGCTCGCGGAGGAATGCGACATGCTGGTCATCGAGTCGACGTTCCTCGACGAGGACGGCCGGCTCGCCGCCGACCACGGCCACCTCACCGCGGGACAGGCGGCGCGCGTGGCGAAGGAGTCGGGCGTACGGCACCTCGTGCTGACGCACTTCTCCCAGCGTTA from Streptomyces sp. NBC_01341 includes these protein-coding regions:
- a CDS encoding ribonuclease Z produces the protein MSVRELVVLGTASQVPTRHRNHNGYLLRWDGEGILFDPGEGTQRQMLRAGVAAHDIDRICVTHFHGDHALGLAGVIQRINLDQVPHPVTAHFPASGQHFFDRLRYSTAYRESVELAEVPVAADGVLATTAAYTLDSRRLSHPVESFGYRLTEPDRRRMLPGKLAEHGIAGPDVGRIQRDGVLRGITLEDVSEERRGQRFAFVMDTRLCDGAFALAEECDMLVIESTFLDEDGRLAADHGHLTAGQAARVAKESGVRHLVLTHFSQRYSDPDVFEQQARAAGFEGGLTIAQDLIRVPVPTRHQ